Sequence from the Chitinophagales bacterium genome:
ACTGAATTCTACTGTTAATGACATGGCTCTTACAGTAAGATTTGCTTACTCCTTCTAAGGTCATTATTTCTTTAATATGCCCGTATATATCTTTAACCTTAGTTTTCAACTGCTAAATCCGGGTTAATTTGAAGTTGTGCAACGGTTACCCTTGTTAGCGGCTGGGCTATTTTCTTTCACGAGATGTATTCCTCTATATTATTTGCAAAGCTTTGAATAGTCCACGGTGAACAACTAATTTTTCATTCCGATTCAAGTTCATGTTTGTATGCATGTATTTGAAATACAGTGTGTCAATGCGATACTTACTTTGATTCCCAAGGACACTAAATCTGTATAATGTGTCTAAAACGAAATCAACATTTTCTTCACTTACCGTTTTACTCCTGAGATATTTGAGATATTCTCTTTTAAATTCTTCAGCACTAAATGCCCATTTTCTTAGGTTGGAAATTATTTGAAGTATTTCTTCAATGTCAGGAAGAATTGGATAAACTTCATCAACTATTTCGTCCTTTAGATAATTTGAGAATGCTCTATCAACAAATTTGATTGTTTGGTTTGCTATCTTAAACCGATTGAAGTTGGCTGTTTCTTCGGCACAAACTTGAATGAAGCGGATATAGTCCCTTGGTCTTAAGTGTGTGCTTCTTGATATGTAATCGAATGAGTTTAAAGTATTCTTTCTACTTGCTGATTTAATCTGGGGAGTAAGAAAAATTAGGTCCCATGCGTTTTGAAAGCTCAACTCAGCATTGGCATCCTTTGAAATACGATAAGCTAGAAGTTGTTTGATTTTATCAGTATTCCATTCAATTTCTATCTTGAAGTCTCGCCATTTATTTTTATCTGCATCCCTTACAAGTGAGTAAATATCGTCTCTGAGAAATACTATAGGACATATATTCAAGTTTGTCCCACTAAAAGTATACTTAACGTCTTGGACAGCTTTGAATAAACTTGTAAGTAGAAAGTTGTAAAGTTCATGTTCTGTGGTTTTAATAGCACGGTAATCTTCGTCTAGTTCATCAAAAATTATAAAGTAATTTGAATTGTCACAGTGATTAAGAATAATGTCTTCCAAGTTATTTACACGTTCAATCCAATTTGCGTTTTGATTACTTATATTTCTCTCAAGCTTAAAATTTCCACCAGTGCCAAGAATTGATGCACCAAATTCAGCCGAAGTCCATTGATTGATAGTTCTCGCCAAAGAACGAATTGGGTCAGGTGCATAAATCTCCTTTAGCTTATTTCTAATCTGAGAGTCAATTTTTTCATTTAGTACCATCAGTCGTGCTACGGTAGAATAAATAAGATATTTCCAAAGAGTTATGTATTGATTTGGCGGAGTGTATTTTGGATTGTCTAAACTGTATAGCTCATTAAATGGAAAGTTCTTAAAACTCAACTTCTCAGTAAATGTATCATGATTCTTAAGACCATAGAGGTATTCACTGATAGATGATTTACCAGAACCTTTTCTACCAATAATGTAATACTTAGATTTATTCAGAATTGAATTTATCTCTTGTAAATGATAAAAGTAATTGTGATTTGCCTCTAACTTTGCTTCAAGTTTCCAGTTCTCAGCTATACTCTTAATTATCGATTTACTATTAATAATAGGTAAGCCTTTTCCTGGCTGACTTATGATAGGGGCTTGTTCAATTTCGTCTGCAATTATCGGTTGCCCAATAAACGTGATAAAGAAATGCTGTTGTTTTGGTCTTTCCATATCAAGTTTTACCTTGAATAAGTCAGGTTGTTTTAGAAGATAATCAACTAGTCTTGGCTCACCTGTTGAAGAAAGATTAAAGCCATTATCTATCAAGAGTTGATTAAAACTGTCTAAGTCAAACCATTCGTCAAAATCTTCTATTGTAGATGCCACTTTAATTAAAAGTTGTCTGTTGTCTGTCATATTGTATGTTATTTATGTTTGTTTCTTGCAATCAAGTTAATTTTAGCACCACCGCCAAAGCCTTGCCGCTAACAGGAAATCAATGCGGTCATGCCGGATTTATTTCTTGTTTTGAGATAGCTTCTGTAAACGACTTGCGAGTAATCCGTTCTATCGATAGTGTAATGATAAAAGGAGTCTGCCACCGGGTTGCAAAAATTTCCGGATGGAAATAATCTGTTAACCCTGTGGCAGCCTGTTATCATGTATCAGCAGATCGCGCTCTTCGTGTTACGGATGGGCGACAAACAATCCGAAGCTTACATTCGATTCAAGCAGGTTAAAGTCAGCGCCATCGGTCGGTCCTTCTCCGGTGATGTCAGTCACATTGTATCCGAATGCCTGCCCAGTAACATCTGATTCCACAATGTTAAAGTCGTCGCCTGCAACCTGACCGTCCTGGTTCACATCACCGCTGTAAATGGTCCAAACGCCGGCAACCAGCGTCATCTGCGGATTCGGATTGTTCACATCCGGATAAGCCTGCGTAAAGTCGGTGGAGAAATCATAACTGCCTTGTGACATCGGAACAGCTGCAGCACTCCAGGTTTCCAGCGTGTTTTTGCTCTTCACGGAAACGAAGTAGGCATTGCTGATGCCGGCATGACTGAAAGTGCAGTTAATCATTCCGTCTGTGTGCAGCAGCCCGCGGAAAGTATCAAGGTCGGCATAGGTAAACTCATCATGCAGGATGACCATTACGGTATCCACTTCATTTGGATCTGCACCAACTCCCTGGTTAACCAGCACAGATTTCATAAGGCCGGGATTAAATTCATCCATGTATCCCTGTATAAAACATTTCACATCAAACGCTAAAGCAGCCGGACAGCCTTCATCCACCTGGTTGTCGCAGTTGTCATCAATGCCATTCGCACAAATCTCAGTAGCTCCTGGATTAACAGATGAAAGGGTATCATTACAATCCGTATTCAGCGTTGAGGTATTTGGAGGTTGAATACAAGCCTGAACCGGCGCGCCTGCACCATAACCGTCTCCGTCGCCATCTGCATAGTAGGTTGAACTGATATCTATGGTAACCATTGCCGTAACCATGCTGTCGCATCCTGCGGCATTCGTGTAGGTGTGATCGTATGATCCGCTCATATTCACCGTTCCGCCCCAGGGCAATGTGTAGCTGTCGCATCCGGTTGCCGAAAAGGATGTGGGTGTGCTTGCATGGTTAATCGTTACATTAATGGTAATAATGCTGTCGCATCCTGCTGCATTTGTGTAGGTATGATCGTATGCGCCATTGCTGTTAACCGTTCCGCCCCAGGGTAATGTGTAGCTGTCGCAGGCAACTGCAGGGAATGCAGATGGCGTGCTCGATTGCTTAATGGTAAGGTGCGCTGTTACGATGCTGTCACAACCGGCTGTATTAATATAGGTATGCACGTAGTCGCCGGTAACAGTAGCTGTTCCGCCCCATGGCAGTGAATAACTGTCACAGGTGGTGTCAAAGAAAGATGTAGCCGGCGTTGAATTATTGAGCTGAATGGAGGCAGATGCTGTGCAGGTATTGTTATCAGTAACTATCACGGTATAATTACCTGCAGCGAGACCTGTCGCCGTATCTGTCGTTTGTAGTGGAATACTGTTCCACGAGTAGCTGACAGGATTGGCAGTGGATGTTGCCGTGGCGATCGCAAAGCCATCCGTTCCGCCGCTGCCGCCATTGCAACTTGGGCCTGTTCCGGTTACTTCAACGGTGACAGTATTCAGCGGTGCGCTGCTGTTTTGTATGGTTGCTACGCTTCTGCGGGTGATGGTAGTGGTATTTCCGCCGGTATTCCAGTTGCCTGTTGCGTTGGTGGCAAAAGATGCCAGCGTATTATCGGCATAGCGTGCTTCAATGCGCCTTACACCATTTGCATTATTGACGCCGATAGGAATCACCGCAGGAAAATCTCCTATAGCTGACGTTCCCGACTGTAAATAAATGTCATTAATTGCTGCCGGCAACTGCGATTGTGTTGTCTGCGTGGGGATAGCTGTGCGCGCCATATAAGAAAATAACGGGTCGCCGCTTCCTGCCATATTATCATAGAGCAGGATGTACTTTCCGCTGATACATGCATTGGCAGATCCTTTTAAAAAGGCACCATCATCGGCAGTAGATACTGTTCTTGCCGTGGTGGCGATGTCGAGTGCCGTCATGATTTTTGAACCCACGAAATTGGGTGCCGATGGGGGAAAACTTCCTGATCCGTTGATGGCATATCCGACCCTGATCGTATGCGTCTGGCCGGCGTCAAACCGGCTGGCATTGCCAGTTGGTTCAATATACACCCAGACAGGACCTGAGCTTCCTGAACCATCGGTAGTGAAATAGTTTAAAAGGTTATTGGCATTGAATGCAGACTGATTCCAGAGGTTTCCGGCGCCATAAGATGTTACTGCATCCGGCGTTGCACCATTCGTAACACCAAGGCCAATCCTGAGATCGTAGCTGGTATTAGGGACAAGGTTGTCGATCCTGAAACAAACAGCAAAAGGCGTTCGGGTATCGTTGGTACTGCCTGCTGATTTGCTGCCGAAATATTGCGGCACCACGAGCTCGGTGAATACAGCCGGTATGCTGATGTAAACATTAATACTGACGTCAAGACTCACACCCGGCGCAACAGCTTGCAAAGCAAAATAGCCGGGCTGATCAATTTGCAAATCGTTATACGTGGCAACACCTCCAACGGCTTTCCTTTTCAGGGTACCGGTAAGCGTTCCCGTGCCGCTGTAAAGCGAGATGGTAATGGTATCCGTAAACAGGTTGTCGACGGTGTTGTCCGCCCTTCTTGCTTCTACGGTAAAGGTGCTGAGGTTGGTATTCGTGACGCCTGAAGCAGGAACACCAACAAAGCGCAGGAAGGAAGCTTTTGCCAGCACGTTGAATGGCGCACTGTTTCCTGCAATAAGCGTATCGCCTTTCGTTCTTGCTGCATTGATCACTATGGAACTTTCTTCCTGGTCATAAATAACATTGGTAAACGTCACGCTATTGGTTCCCGCCAGTATCGAGTCGGTCAATGATCCTGAAAGCGTGCCTCCTCCTGAGCCCAGGGTGAGTTGAACAACGGTATTGGCTGTGACGTTCTGAGGTACATTCAGGTTATCCTGAGCCTGTACTACCACGCTGAATGGATAGGTAGCTTCGGCATCTATGCCCCCATTCACACTGGTAATCACCAGCTTCGTCGGAAAATCGCTGGCAAGTCCGGTACCGCTGACCGGTATAAATTGTGACTGTGCTCCGGTGCTCGTGCAGGAAATATTTCCATTGTAACCAATGGCCGATGAAGGGGTGAAGCGCACATCAATATTGGTGGAGGCCACCGTTCCGCCTGTATGGGCAAGTGCAATATGGCTGGTGGAAAAAGGATTAGCGCCGGTTCTCATCTCAAAGCCGGCAGGTGGAGTGATAATGATGCTGTCGGTGAGGTTGGCACCGGAAACGGAGAACGTAGAACTGCTGCTGCTGCTGCCGACAAAAACATTTCCGAAGTTATTGGTGAAAGAAGTGGTAACCGTGGAAATGGTGGGTGGTGCGGGAAAGCCGGTGAAGTTGAAATCATCAATGGCCAAGCCATCGTCAGCACCGGTCTCATCGTTGTCAGCCCATTTAAGCACGAGGGTTGCACCATCAGGCCACACGATATTGGATACGGTAGCGGAAATGGTGGTGAAGTTGCCGGAGGCATTACCATCCAGCGTAGCTGCCGTAGAGGAAGTCTTCAGCGAAACGAAATCGAGCAATGGCTCCGCGGTAAATCCGGTTCCTGAAATATTTCCCCCAATCTTATAGGAGAAGGCAAGTTTATTTTGGGTATTGCTTCCGCCGTTTCTCCATTGTTCCCCTCTGTAGGTAATGGTGAACGAACCAATAGCGGTACCTGAGTTATTGGTGAGTAAGATGCCAAAAGCGGAAGTCACTGTACCGGAAGCCAGTGAGCCAACGGCCCGATCGGTTGATCCTGTTGAACCAAAGCTATAAGCGCCACCTCCGTTTCCGCTGCCTGTTCCCACGAGGAAAACAGCATTTGAACCTGAACCTGTAAACTTTAATAGCTGCCAGCCGTTCATAGTTGCAACATTCAATGGCGCTGCCGTAAAGTTAAACGGGCCGTTACCCAGCCCTATGAAGGAGAAGGTGCCGCTATTCGGCAGCCCGTTGAAATCCTGCGTGTAGGTACCGCTGCTGTAGGACTGTTGTCCTATACTGCTTATGCTGTAAAGCATAAATAGCAGCAATACTGTAAATCGTCCCATTATGGTGAAGAGGTGATCAGCAAATACTGATGGCAAGCATTGACGGTAAAAATTTTTGTTCATGATGGGAAGATTTGGATGGTAAAAAATGATATTAAAAACGAGGGTAAATGACGGCGCAAAGGAAACGAAAGATAAAGCCATAAAGCTATATGATTCGTTAAACAATTCTTATCTTTTAATCTCTGAAATGCAACTTTTTTTGATATTCGGGAGTAAGGATGTTTTCAACGGTATCATCCTTTACCGGAGGAAGCTTTCCTGTGGTGCAAAAGGCGGCGCCATGCACTTTTTTTGATGGTTTAATACGGCAGGAAAGGGTGCCGCTTACCAGGATAAGGTGGCCATCACCGGCAAATGATCAGAGGGATATTTGAAATCATAAAAGTCATCAATAGTGATGTATTTGCTGACTTGCATGACTTTCGTATCATCAATAAAGATATAGTCAATCTGCCCGTTGGGCTTTTCTTTGAAGTTAAAGCCATTCCAGGTATCCTGTTCGCCGTAAGGTTTAGTCTGGCAATGGCTCCTCGCTTCCGACAGGTTCTCCGATAAATAGGTAACAGGTGCCTCCTCCGGCCGGGCATTCAGGTCGCCCGTAAAGATCACTTCGCAGTTATTGATTTTTTTCAGCGTTGCGATGGTGGCAATAATTAACCGGGCAGATTCCAGTCTTGCCTGTGATCCGACATGGTCGAAATGAGCATTCATCACCCAGACAAATCGTTTGCTTTCCAGCGATCGGAACAATCCATACGTTGCGATCCGCGATAATGCCGCATCCCATCCGGTGGAAATAGTATCCGGTGTGGGAGAAAGCCAGAAAGTGCGCTGTTGTATCAGCTCAAACCGGTTTTTGTTGTAGAAAATATTGGAATACTCCGCGTTTTCATCATTCGTCCTCGGCTTGCCAATCGATGCATACTGCGGCAGCTGGCCTAAAAGGAATTCCTGCTGAAAGCGCTGCGCTTCCTGCATACCGATAAAATCCGGCGCATAATAGTTTATTAAATCAGCTACTTTGTTTTTCCGTTTCTCCCAATGATTTTCGCCATCGTCTGCCGTTCCGTACCGGATGTTATAACTCATCACGCTGATTTCATGGCTGATTAACAGCTGGTTCATCAACAGAGTAATCAGAAGGAGTTGCATCATAAAAGGCAGAAATCAAATGTAACAAGAAATCAGCCGCAGGAACGGAAATCATCGATATCTGGCGGAGGTTAATCCCCCCAACTCAATAGTCGCGGAAACAAAAAAACGCGACAGCGGCCGGGTTACAAAATCAGGATAAAAATCCGGTAACTCAAAATAGCTGTTTCAGGACGAGTCACAACAATGATAATTTTGAAAATTTATTCCTTACTTCGCTTGACACAGTTTAGAATACACTCCCTATTGTTGTTTGATTTGTAATCACTACTACTTAATCTGACAGACGGCTGATTTCTTTTAAGCGATGTGTAAAACGCGAAAAGCGTTTACCGCATCATAATAATAGTGATATGCTTTCTGCCGGCCTTGCGGCAACCCTTTTGTTATGTGCCGTATTTTATTTTGGCAGGATATCAAAGTAATTTATTTATCTGATTTTTTACTACATTCAATTCCTCAATACGTTTAATGATGCTGTTTGGAGCCACATAAAGTGTTTCTTTCTGTCGCGTAACAAATTTCAACACTACCAATTCGCCGTTTTGTACTATTTCAAATCCATCGGTATCAAAAATATGCCGGTATTTATCAGCGTCCCATTGGTAATCATCCCATACATCAAAGGGTGCATTGTGGGAATCATAAATTTCAGTCTTTCGTGATGGGTCAAAAAAAATTGATTGCCCGCCTGTGGTTGCAGCATTTATATATTTTGAATACTCGGTTGATTCCACAACGAAAAGTTGACCGTCAATTGCCATACTGCTGTTTACGGTCATCTTCAGGTCTTTCGTACCAGATGCGTACTTGAACGTGATATCGTTCGAAACAGTCATTTCGCCTAATTTTCCGGTTGCGTTTATCTGCTTCACATATTCAAACTTATAACGCTGGTTTTCCCTGGTCCAAAAATCGTTGATAAGCAATGTGCTTATATTTTTCTCCCTGAGCCATTCTTTATAGCGTTTGCTGATACTATCAATTTCTGTAGTGAGCCTTGCCTGTCTTTCCAGCAGTTCCTGCTTCTCGGATTTCACGGTCAACTTTTCCAGATCATAATACCCGCTGAACAATGGCTTTGTATTGTAAACTCCCATCAGGCTGGCGGTAAAATTGTATGGATAAGGATTCGTTTTTACAATATTGATGGAAACGAAATCGCCGAGCGAATCAGTTTTAAAGAATGTGGGAAAAGCAATTTGTTTTCCTTCATTATCCATTACTATGGATGGAACAATGCTGTTGTACTCATTATGCTTTGATTTGCCAAGATCCAGGATCAATTTCCCGGTTGTGTAGCTATTAATGGAATCTATTGCCAATGCGACTTTTTGGCCTTGCAACTGCCCACTGCTCAATCGGTAACCCACATTGCCACTGGCAGTCAGTCCTAATGGCCATTCCTTCCATTCCGTCAACTTGTGATAATAAAATGAGCCCACCTTTTTTTGGGTAACCAATGAAAATGCTGAATAGCCCATTTCTTCAATGGGAATGCGGTTATTGGCTGTTCGGTAAGAAATAAAGAAATTGCCTATGAAGTCGCCCGTTAAATAATACCGCTCATCTTTACTGTTATCAAACTGTTCCATAGTTTGCCATCCTGCCACAATTTCAGATAAATGCTCTGTAACGATTCCGTTGCTCATGTTCACCGAAAAAAGCGTAACAGTATGATCCCCTCCGGTGAAGTGAGAAAAATACATGATGTACAATGTATTCGCAGGTGCAAAGTATTTGAACTTGCAAAAGCGCAGCAGGTACGTTGCTTTTTTAGGTAATGAACTAAACGGCAGGTTTCCTTTTACTACCGTATGATCTATCGTGTCTTTTATCTCAAAAGAACCATCCGGTTGGAGTATTAGTTTATTGTCGGCATTAATCATAGACACAATACCGTTATCATTTTCAAAAACAAATGATTGTCTGGGTAGAAATGCCGCTATTGCCTCTCTTCCGCTTCTTGATTGGGTTGCACTACTGATAGCAATGCTTTTATACATCCTGTTGTTTTCAATATCCCAATAGTCGTATGTGAGCAGCACAGGGTTGTTTATCAACAGTGTTTTGCCGTCGTTTGTAAAAACCATCCGGTTATAATCGTACCAAACTTTTCCCTCACCACTTTCAGCATCATATTTTGCAGCTACTTTATAAGTTGGATTGCCATAGGCTGCTATGCCAACCGTAACATACTGCTGTGCAAAAAGATCTTGAGTAAATACCATAAAAAGCAACAAACCTGAATATCTGTATTGTCTGAGGCGGTTGATTTGTTTGTTCCTCTTGAATAAAAGCATTGCTATTTTTAACTTGGTAATGTTCACTGTCATACAATTCAGGAAATTTTGAAAGAGTTGCATATTTTGGTACACCACGTTATGGCACTTGGCGAAGCTGCGGATTTCGAAGCACTAAACTGTCAACCCAACATAAAAGGTGTTTGGAGGCAGAATGCTCCATTAAGTGCCAAATGTGCTTTTTTGCCAAACACCTGCTTTGAAGCCGAGCTACTCTTTTCCTAAGCATATATTAGCTCCAGTCCACAATTAGGTTTGTCAGATTTTATTCAATTTCATGTAAACGGACGTCTTCTAATTTAATGGCTCAGGAGCACCATTAAATTTTTTGTACTTGCCAAGCAGTCGTCCAATAAGACAGGTTGTAGGCATAATAACCTTTTTAACAAAGGAAGGGAGTTCGGGCAAATCGTATTCATGCTTATATTTTGTCATTAAATAGGAGGCGTCAAATATCTCTGGTCGCCCGCTTCCCGACTTTTTTTGCGCAGCATATAAAGCGGTCAAAAAGAAAATAATGCTGTTTACAGGTTTCACCCAACTGCTTATTACCAGTTCATCCTCACCTGCATTCCAAAAGCGATGCGGAACATTTCTGAGAAATGTAGCTGTCTGTCCGACAGAACAATAAACAGGTTCCTGTCCTAAAATTTGATAACCCATTTTACCTTTAACTACAGTGAGTGCTTCGTCCTGCTTAAAATGAACATGCATAGCAGGCCCGGCTTTCGGCTTGCAGTGTCCTTCAATAATCACTTTATCGCCATCCGGTTCTTTAATGATTTCTTTGAAAATCATTTTTTCACCTAGACCGCTTTCAATTGTGTGTGGCAGCGTAAATTTCATTTTATTTAAATTTAGAACGTAGCAAATTTAGGTTCCGCCGTTGTTGTTTCAAAGCTGCACGGCCATTCAGGTATGACGCCTAACGGGTTGCAACCGCAAGAAGTTGCGATTTCGAAACAGAAAACCATCTGGCAGCAACGAAATTGAATAGAAGCCCAAAGCTTGATTTAACCACTGAACCGCCAATTGCTTGTAAGTTTTATCAGACCCTGTTTATCAAAACTTTGCTGAACCCGGTTTTTGTATTTGGTATCTTTCACGATAAACCTCATTAATATTTTTTTTGATCTTGCTGTTATGCGAATACACAACTGTCTCCAGAACAATGTATATGATGTTACTTAGGAAGTTGCTTTTAATTCAACCGCTATTCCCTTGAACAAACCGGCAACCTCTTTATTTTTTTTCTGCGATGCTATTCGCGCGGGTGTAAAAAAATAATGTGGTTGCAATGTCCGTTGGCTCTTATTTCTTTTCTTCAATTACATTTTTATTTATCAGTGATTGGTATTGTCTTGTCTTGCTGAATTCTTCAAACACTTCTTTTGACAACATCTCCAAAGTGATTTGTTTTCTGAAAAGCCATGTGTAAATTCTTCTTGAGTCGTCAAGCTTCAATGGTGTTTGAATTTTCTTTACTTGCTTCTGAACTTCGGGTGCTTCTTCGGCAAATTGCAATTTAGCTGCTTCGGATAACCTGTTGGCCTGTTCA
This genomic interval carries:
- a CDS encoding putative metal-binding motif-containing protein encodes the protein MPSVFADHLFTIMGRFTVLLLFMLYSISSIGQQSYSSGTYTQDFNGLPNSGTFSFIGLGNGPFNFTAAPLNVATMNGWQLLKFTGSGSNAVFLVGTGSGNGGGAYSFGSTGSTDRAVGSLASGTVTSAFGILLTNNSGTAIGSFTITYRGEQWRNGGSNTQNKLAFSYKIGGNISGTGFTAEPLLDFVSLKTSSTAATLDGNASGNFTTISATVSNIVWPDGATLVLKWADNDETGADDGLAIDDFNFTGFPAPPTISTVTTSFTNNFGNVFVGSSSSSSTFSVSGANLTDSIIITPPAGFEMRTGANPFSTSHIALAHTGGTVASTNIDVRFTPSSAIGYNGNISCTSTGAQSQFIPVSGTGLASDFPTKLVITSVNGGIDAEATYPFSVVVQAQDNLNVPQNVTANTVVQLTLGSGGGTLSGSLTDSILAGTNSVTFTNVIYDQEESSIVINAARTKGDTLIAGNSAPFNVLAKASFLRFVGVPASGVTNTNLSTFTVEARRADNTVDNLFTDTITISLYSGTGTLTGTLKRKAVGGVATYNDLQIDQPGYFALQAVAPGVSLDVSINVYISIPAVFTELVVPQYFGSKSAGSTNDTRTPFAVCFRIDNLVPNTSYDLRIGLGVTNGATPDAVTSYGAGNLWNQSAFNANNLLNYFTTDGSGSSGPVWVYIEPTGNASRFDAGQTHTIRVGYAINGSGSFPPSAPNFVGSKIMTALDIATTARTVSTADDGAFLKGSANACISGKYILLYDNMAGSGDPLFSYMARTAIPTQTTQSQLPAAINDIYLQSGTSAIGDFPAVIPIGVNNANGVRRIEARYADNTLASFATNATGNWNTGGNTTTITRRSVATIQNSSAPLNTVTVEVTGTGPSCNGGSGGTDGFAIATATSTANPVSYSWNSIPLQTTDTATGLAAGNYTVIVTDNNTCTASASIQLNNSTPATSFFDTTCDSYSLPWGGTATVTGDYVHTYINTAGCDSIVTAHLTIKQSSTPSAFPAVACDSYTLPWGGTVNSNGAYDHTYTNAAGCDSIITINVTINHASTPTSFSATGCDSYTLPWGGTVNMSGSYDHTYTNAAGCDSMVTAMVTIDISSTYYADGDGDGYGAGAPVQACIQPPNTSTLNTDCNDTLSSVNPGATEICANGIDDNCDNQVDEGCPAALAFDVKCFIQGYMDEFNPGLMKSVLVNQGVGADPNEVDTVMVILHDEFTYADLDTFRGLLHTDGMINCTFSHAGISNAYFVSVKSKNTLETWSAAAVPMSQGSYDFSTDFTQAYPDVNNPNPQMTLVAGVWTIYSGDVNQDGQVAGDDFNIVESDVTGQAFGYNVTDITGEGPTDGADFNLLESNVSFGLFVAHP
- a CDS encoding cupin domain-containing protein translates to MKFTLPHTIESGLGEKMIFKEIIKEPDGDKVIIEGHCKPKAGPAMHVHFKQDEALTVVKGKMGYQILGQEPVYCSVGQTATFLRNVPHRFWNAGEDELVISSWVKPVNSIIFFLTALYAAQKKSGSGRPEIFDASYLMTKYKHEYDLPELPSFVKKVIMPTTCLIGRLLGKYKKFNGAPEPLN
- a CDS encoding endonuclease/exonuclease/phosphatase family protein, with translation MNQLLISHEISVMSYNIRYGTADDGENHWEKRKNKVADLINYYAPDFIGMQEAQRFQQEFLLGQLPQYASIGKPRTNDENAEYSNIFYNKNRFELIQQRTFWLSPTPDTISTGWDAALSRIATYGLFRSLESKRFVWVMNAHFDHVGSQARLESARLIIATIATLKKINNCEVIFTGDLNARPEEAPVTYLSENLSEARSHCQTKPYGEQDTWNGFNFKEKPNGQIDYIFIDDTKVMQVSKYITIDDFYDFKYPSDHLPVMATLSW